One window from the genome of Streptomyces sp. WZ-12 encodes:
- a CDS encoding NADP-dependent oxidoreductase codes for MLQITHPTRTDRFMMRAVVQNRAGGPEALRVVGTVRPEPAATEILVQVCAAGVNPTAWKTEGCGTFHSGAKPPFALGFDVSGVVAAVGPGVTLFRPGDEVFGMPRCPQPAGAYADYVAAPARHFARRPANVDHVQAAGIPLAALTAWQALVDTADVGPGKRVLIHAAAGGVGHLAVQIAKARGAHVIGTASRGKHAFLRRLGADELIDYTREDFAETVHDVDAVLDAVGGPYWERSLRTLRPGGTLVTIVPPDKTFPAERARAAGVHATFLFAEPDHAGLREIAALVESGQLRVEIAAVFPLAEACRAHELGETGHTTGKIVLTT; via the coding sequence ATGTTGCAGATCACGCACCCTACTCGCACTGACCGCTTCATGATGCGGGCCGTCGTCCAGAACCGTGCCGGTGGTCCGGAGGCCCTCAGGGTCGTCGGAACCGTGCGGCCGGAACCGGCGGCCACCGAGATCCTGGTGCAGGTATGTGCAGCGGGCGTCAATCCGACCGCCTGGAAGACCGAAGGGTGCGGCACCTTCCACAGCGGGGCCAAGCCACCCTTCGCCCTCGGTTTCGACGTCTCCGGCGTGGTGGCGGCCGTCGGCCCCGGCGTCACCCTCTTCCGGCCCGGCGACGAGGTCTTCGGCATGCCACGCTGCCCCCAACCGGCCGGCGCCTACGCCGACTATGTCGCCGCCCCGGCCCGGCACTTCGCCCGCCGCCCGGCCAACGTGGACCACGTCCAGGCCGCGGGAATCCCCCTCGCGGCGCTGACTGCCTGGCAAGCGCTGGTGGACACCGCGGACGTCGGCCCGGGCAAGCGGGTCCTGATCCACGCGGCCGCGGGCGGGGTCGGCCACCTGGCCGTGCAGATCGCCAAGGCACGGGGTGCCCACGTGATCGGGACGGCCAGCCGGGGCAAGCACGCGTTCCTGCGCCGCCTGGGAGCGGACGAGCTCATCGACTACACCCGCGAGGACTTCGCCGAGACCGTCCACGACGTCGACGCCGTGCTCGACGCGGTAGGCGGCCCCTACTGGGAGCGCTCCCTCCGGACGCTGCGCCCGGGCGGGACACTGGTCACCATCGTCCCCCCGGACAAGACCTTCCCCGCCGAACGGGCCCGCGCGGCCGGGGTCCACGCCACCTTCCTGTTCGCCGAACCCGACCACGCGGGTCTGCGGGAGATCGCCGCCCTGGTCGAGAGCGGCCAACTCCGCGTCGAGATCGCCGCGGTGTTCCCGCTGGCGGAGGCGTGCAGGGCCCACGAACTGGGCGAGACCGGCCACACCACGGGCAAGATCGTCCTGACGACGTAG
- a CDS encoding sugar porter family MFS transporter, with protein MELDPSGEAPRTTRSGRGVLLVSLVAALGGVLFGYGTAVVSGALLYIDRDFALNDWQEGALVASALLGATIMVSVSGRLADRYGRKPLILAMTVLYAVGSVVSMLAPGIYPLLAGRMLVGFGLGSLSFVVPLYIAEIAPQQRRGFLVTLNQLMVTVGILAAFAVGYAFSGGGQWRLMLAAALLPTAIMAVGTLFVPESPRWLLARGDEVRARAAAAVTGLTDDLDALRRQLTPPPAQRAARGSSNPASTRFIWMTALMAFTVHLSGLNTAIYYAPRILSAGGLGIRSSVLGSVIIGVVNLLMTFVAMAALDRLGRRALFLGGLTLMAVSGAGISLASFTGHQGSPVTVVLMCVFIAAGAVGPAPVFWVYISEIFPQQVRGRAMSLATTALWAADTIVALTFVPLVDHFSFQGTFLLYCGLTIVAIVGFGRSMPETRGRSLEEIALQTGQFTPSARG; from the coding sequence ATGGAGTTAGACCCCTCGGGAGAGGCCCCCCGTACCACCCGCAGCGGCCGCGGGGTGTTACTGGTCTCCCTCGTCGCGGCGCTCGGCGGCGTGCTGTTCGGCTACGGCACGGCCGTCGTCTCGGGAGCGCTGCTCTACATCGACCGCGACTTCGCGCTGAACGACTGGCAGGAGGGCGCGCTGGTGGCGAGCGCCCTGTTGGGCGCCACGATCATGGTGTCCGTCAGCGGCAGGCTCGCGGACCGCTACGGCCGCAAACCCCTGATCCTGGCGATGACCGTCCTCTACGCCGTGGGCAGCGTGGTCTCCATGCTGGCGCCGGGCATCTATCCGCTGCTCGCCGGACGCATGCTGGTGGGATTCGGCCTCGGCTCACTGTCGTTCGTCGTCCCCCTCTACATCGCCGAGATCGCCCCGCAGCAGCGCCGGGGCTTCCTCGTGACGCTCAACCAACTCATGGTCACCGTAGGCATCCTGGCCGCGTTCGCTGTGGGATACGCGTTCAGCGGTGGCGGCCAATGGCGGCTGATGCTGGCCGCCGCACTGCTCCCGACGGCCATCATGGCCGTGGGCACCCTCTTCGTGCCCGAATCGCCGCGCTGGCTGCTCGCCCGGGGCGACGAGGTCCGGGCCCGCGCGGCAGCGGCCGTCACCGGACTGACCGACGATCTGGACGCCCTGCGCCGCCAGTTGACCCCGCCGCCCGCACAGCGAGCGGCGCGCGGCTCATCGAACCCGGCCAGCACCCGCTTCATCTGGATGACCGCCCTGATGGCCTTCACCGTCCATCTCAGCGGTCTGAACACCGCGATCTACTACGCGCCCCGCATCCTGTCCGCGGGCGGACTCGGCATCCGCAGCTCCGTCCTGGGCAGCGTCATCATCGGCGTCGTGAACCTGCTGATGACCTTCGTCGCTATGGCCGCACTGGACCGACTGGGCCGGCGCGCGTTGTTCCTCGGCGGACTGACGCTCATGGCCGTCAGCGGCGCGGGCATCTCGCTCGCGTCCTTCACCGGTCACCAAGGCAGCCCGGTCACCGTCGTCCTCATGTGCGTCTTCATCGCCGCCGGAGCGGTCGGCCCCGCCCCGGTGTTCTGGGTGTACATCTCCGAGATCTTTCCCCAGCAGGTGCGCGGCCGCGCCATGAGCCTGGCCACGACCGCACTCTGGGCCGCCGACACCATCGTCGCCCTGACCTTCGTCCCCCTGGTCGACCACTTCTCCTTCCAAGGGACGTTCCTGCTCTACTGCGGCCTCACCATCGTGGCCATCGTGGGCTTCGGCCGCTCGATGCCCGAAACGCGCGGCCGAAGCCTGGAGGAAATCGCCCTCCAGACAGGGCAGTTCACCCCTTCGGCGCGCGGCTGA
- a CDS encoding GlxA family transcriptional regulator, which translates to MHRVGVLALDGVLPFELAITSRIFGAARGAAGEGLYSVTTCSLDGGPVRTDADYELTVSHDASLLSAVDTVVIAPTHRLGPVREDGRLPDALQAALTSVRFGTRIVAICTSTYVLAAAGLLDGRPATTHWREAERLQRMFPRVRVDPDVLFVDDGDVLTSAGAAAGIDLCLHLVRRDHGSEVANDVARSCVVPPWREGGQAQYIRRPVPAPTTSGTAPTRAWVLERLAEPVSLADMAAHARVSVRTFTRHFRDEVGTSPGQWLIQQRVERARQLLETTDWPIDRIADSAGFGTGTSLRQHLQAALGVSPQAYRRTFHTAPAGDPAPAEHGKPAPHLDPAA; encoded by the coding sequence ATGCATCGTGTCGGCGTACTGGCCCTGGACGGCGTGCTCCCGTTCGAACTCGCCATCACCTCCCGGATCTTCGGTGCCGCCCGCGGCGCGGCGGGCGAAGGTCTGTACTCGGTGACGACATGCAGCCTGGACGGCGGTCCCGTACGCACCGACGCGGACTACGAGTTGACCGTCAGCCACGATGCCTCCCTGCTGTCCGCAGTCGACACCGTCGTCATCGCGCCCACGCACCGGCTCGGCCCCGTCAGGGAGGACGGGCGACTGCCGGATGCCTTGCAGGCGGCCCTCACCTCCGTACGGTTCGGCACCCGCATCGTGGCGATCTGCACCAGCACCTACGTCCTGGCCGCGGCCGGCCTGCTCGACGGCCGTCCGGCCACCACGCACTGGCGCGAGGCCGAGCGGTTGCAGCGGATGTTCCCGCGCGTCCGGGTCGATCCCGATGTGCTGTTCGTCGACGACGGCGATGTGCTGACCTCGGCCGGCGCGGCCGCCGGAATCGACCTGTGCCTGCACCTCGTTCGGCGGGACCACGGAAGCGAGGTCGCCAACGACGTGGCCCGTTCCTGCGTCGTTCCGCCGTGGCGCGAGGGCGGTCAGGCCCAGTACATCCGGCGCCCGGTCCCCGCCCCCACCACCAGCGGCACCGCGCCCACCCGTGCCTGGGTCCTGGAACGGCTCGCGGAACCGGTCTCCCTCGCCGACATGGCCGCTCACGCCCGGGTCAGCGTGCGCACCTTCACCCGGCACTTCCGGGACGAGGTCGGCACCAGCCCCGGCCAATGGCTGATCCAACAACGGGTGGAGCGGGCCCGTCAGTTGTTGGAGACCACCGACTGGCCGATCGATCGCATCGCCGACAGCGCGGGGTTCGGCACCGGAACGTCCCTGCGGCAGCACCTTCAGGCCGCCCTCGGCGTCTCCCCTCAGGCGTACCGGCGCACGTTCCACACCGCGCCGGCCGGCGATCCCGCGCCAGCGGAGCACGGCAAACCCGCACCGCACTTGGACCCTGCCGCCTGA
- a CDS encoding DUF6126 family protein, giving the protein MPDNRTNEQAQAPANEQHPLEASFGGGMSERRKERGASWRVFLYIAGSHLLLAFMALLFYLGSHAGK; this is encoded by the coding sequence ATGCCCGACAACCGGACGAACGAGCAGGCCCAAGCGCCGGCCAACGAACAGCACCCGCTCGAAGCGTCCTTCGGCGGCGGGATGTCCGAGCGGCGGAAGGAACGGGGCGCGTCCTGGCGGGTGTTCCTCTACATCGCCGGCAGCCATCTCCTGCTGGCTTTCATGGCGCTCCTCTTCTACCTCGGCAGCCACGCCGGCAAGTAG
- a CDS encoding ArsR/SmtB family transcription factor — translation MNRTQVPLYQAKAEFFRMLGHPVRIRVLELLQDGPKPVRELLADIEVEPSSLSQQLAVLRRAGIVTATRGGSTVVYELAGGDVAELLRAARRILVELLAGREDLLTQLRASGAGAPEQGP, via the coding sequence ATGAACAGGACGCAGGTTCCCCTGTATCAGGCGAAGGCGGAGTTCTTCCGGATGCTGGGGCATCCCGTCCGGATCCGGGTGCTGGAGCTGCTGCAGGACGGGCCGAAGCCGGTGCGGGAGCTGCTGGCCGACATCGAGGTGGAGCCGTCGAGCCTGTCGCAGCAGCTCGCGGTGTTGCGCCGGGCGGGGATCGTGACGGCCACGCGAGGCGGGTCGACGGTGGTGTACGAGTTGGCCGGCGGTGACGTGGCCGAGCTGTTGCGGGCCGCGCGTCGGATCCTGGTGGAGCTGCTGGCCGGGCGGGAGGACCTGCTGACGCAGTTGCGCGCGTCGGGGGCGGGCGCTCCGGAGCAGGGACCGTGA
- a CDS encoding esterase/lipase family protein translates to MPNGKGTSSRWGAGRLSGRRILLFVASSALVATALAVAPAQAAASLNPVVFVHGRNADPGVWNTMRADFARNGYPEDRLFAWSYDTSKSTNEVLSGQLQSYVHTVLERTGAEKVDLVAHSLGSLPTRWYVKFGDGRDRVAHWASLAGPNHGTDLAWLCAAWDQGCRDMSPGSYVVTHLNSGTATPGPVKYATWWSPCDEQITPHGSTALDGARNTRTACLKHNDFLGDATVSRQVRAFLSGDDASDADRVSQAD, encoded by the coding sequence ATGCCGAACGGCAAGGGAACATCGAGTAGGTGGGGAGCGGGCAGGCTCTCGGGCCGTCGCATCCTGCTGTTCGTGGCATCGTCCGCGCTGGTGGCCACCGCGCTCGCCGTTGCCCCCGCACAGGCGGCGGCTTCCCTCAACCCCGTCGTCTTCGTTCACGGTCGAAATGCCGACCCGGGGGTCTGGAACACCATGCGGGCGGACTTCGCCCGGAACGGGTACCCGGAAGACCGGCTGTTCGCCTGGTCGTACGACACCTCGAAATCGACGAACGAAGTGCTGAGTGGCCAACTCCAAAGCTACGTGCACACGGTGCTGGAGCGGACCGGCGCCGAGAAGGTGGATCTCGTCGCCCACAGTCTCGGCAGTCTTCCGACCCGTTGGTACGTCAAGTTCGGCGACGGGCGGGACAGGGTGGCGCACTGGGCCTCCCTGGCCGGCCCCAACCACGGTACCGATCTCGCCTGGTTGTGCGCAGCGTGGGACCAGGGCTGCCGGGACATGTCCCCCGGTTCGTATGTCGTCACGCACCTCAACTCCGGTACGGCGACGCCCGGCCCGGTGAAGTACGCGACGTGGTGGTCGCCGTGCGACGAGCAGATCACCCCGCACGGCAGCACAGCGCTCGACGGCGCCCGCAACACCCGTACCGCCTGCCTGAAACACAACGACTTCCTCGGGGATGCCACCGTGTCCCGGCAGGTGCGTGCCTTCCTCAGCGGTGACGACGCGAGCGATGCGGACCGGGTGAGCCAAGCGGACTGA